In Legionellales bacterium, the genomic window CACGTTAATCAATGCCCTAACCGGTAGTCAATTGCGTGTCGGTAACTGGCCGGGTGTTACCGTCGAGCGGAAAAGTGGTTTTTTTAATGACGGTCATTATCAGGTAGAAGTGATTGATTTGCCTGGCACCTATTCGTTAACATCTGCTTCCAGTAAATCAGCAATGGATGAAGCGATTGCTACGCGATTTATCAGCGAAGATAAAGTTGATATTTATATTAATGTGATTGAAGCGACTAATTTAGAACGCAATTTATTTTTAACCTCACAACTGCTTGATACGCAATTACCGATGATCATCGCAGTAACTATGATGGATGAATTAACACAAACAAGGCAGCAGCTTGACGTTGAAAAATTAAATCAATTATTAAATGTACCCGTTATTCCAGTTACTGCCATTAAAAAACAAGGCATCCAGCAATTAAAAAAGGCTATTGTCGAATATAGCCAGGCTAAAAAATCCAATCATCACCAAATTGCTTACTCACCACCCATAGAAAACGCCATTCAAGCACTCATTCCACAGCTGAATAACTCTTTTAAAAATTATAATGGTAATCATAGAATTTGGGCGTTACGTTTATTAGAAGATGATCAATTTGCTAAAAATATTATTAGCGAAGATTTAAAGCTAGCACTTCACCAACAACAAGCAAACATTGCAGCGTGCGAAGATGATGCCGATATTTTAATTGCCGATGCCAGATATGAGTTTTCGCATCAAATTGCCAATAGCGTCTTAAACAAAGAACAGAGTAAAAATACCAATTTTACTACACGTTTAGATCACTTCGTGCTGAATCGTTTTCTCGGTATCCCATTATTTTTTGCCATGATGTATTGCATGTTTTTATTTGCGATTAATATTGGCGGAGCATTTCAAGATTTTTTTGATATCAGCACCGACACCATTTTTGTCCAAGGATTTGCGCATTTGTTGCAGAGTATCTCAACTCCTTCGTGGCTCATCGCTATTTTAGCCAGTGGTGCTGGCAAAGGAATTAATACTACCGTAACCTTTATTCCAGTTATTGGCGGCATGTTTTTATTTTTATCCTTTTTAGAAAGTTCAGGTTACATGGCGCGCGCTGCGTTTGTGATGGATCGATTCATGCGAGCATTGGGATTGCCTGGAAAATCGTTTGTCCCATTAATCGTAGGATTTGGTTGTAATGTTCCCGCGATTATGGCTGCCCGCACGCTTGATTCTAAACGCGATCGTATTCTAACCATTATGATGAGTCCTTTTATGTCTTGCGGAGCACGCTTGGCGATTTTCGCCGTGTTTACTGCAGCATTTTTTCCACGAGGGGGTCAAAATATTGTTTTTCTCTTGTATTTAATTGGTATCCTGATGGCGATTTTTACCGGATTATTATTACGTAAAACCGTACTCCAAGGTGAACCTGCTCCATTTATTTTAGAATTACCGCCCTATCGTCTTCCCACAGTGCGCGCAGTATTAAGACAAACTTGGGCACGGTTAAAACGATTTTTAATTAAAGCTGGAAAATTAATTATCCCAATTTGTATTTTAATCGGCGCGCTTAATTCTTTAAGTGTCAGTGGCCATTTAATCACGGGAGATGCGAATCAAGATTCTTTATTATCTGCTCTTGGCCGTTTCTTAACACCTCTTTTTCATCCGATGGGGATACAAGATAATAATTGGCCTGCTACAGTGGGTTTGATTACGGGAACGTTGGCTAAAGAAGTGGTGATTGCAACGTTAAACACGCTTTACATGCAAGTCGGTCATCTGGGATTAGCGTCGCAAACGCATTTTCAATTTTGGGAAAATTTACGCGCGGCACTGGTCTCAATCCCTACTAATTTAGCACAAATCCCGCACGCTTTGGGTAATCCAATTTTAGCGGCTGCACCCGATCACAGCGTGAATCCAGGTGTTTATGGCATTATGTATCAACGTTTTGGTGGACAAGTTGGCGCATTCGCTTATTTATTATTTGTTTTATTATATATACCTTGCATTTCTACTACCGCAGTCATGGCGCGCGAATTAAATAAATCGTGGACGGTATTTTCAACACTGTGGGCATTGGGTTTAGCTTATGGAACGGCGGTGGTTTTTTATCAAGCATGCACGTTTTCGCATCATCCTTTTTATTCCTTCAGTTGGTTAATTGGAATTTTTTGCGGATTTACTGTAATTATTTTTATGATGCGTTATCTTGCTCATCAGAAAACGTCACTCGAATTTAATTCACTCATGGCGAAGGGATAAAGCGATGCGTTTATTGGCGGTTAAAAAATTTATTCACGAACAACGCAGCGTTCCTTTATTAACATTATGTAAACACTTCAGTGCCTCACCTGAAGTCATGCGAGACATGTTAAATAAATGGATCAATAAAGGTAAAATTAAACGCGAGCCACCACTTGCTGGCTGTGGTTCCTCGTGCAGTAAATGCAATCCATTATTAATGGAAATTTATACGGTTGTGGAATAGGGTATGTTGATCATTCTACTCTGCTGGCCGTGTCTAATTGATTTTTTGTCATTCGCTGCTCATTGACTCCATCTACGCTAAGCCATAGCAAATTATCAACATGTCTTAAGCTTATGCGCATTCTCTCTTTTCCTATGTTATCATTTTATTTTAAGGAAAAATGCCGCGAGGAAAAATGATGTTGGGACGAAAAATAGCCTTTGTGTTGGGAATGGGATTATTCATTGTGAATGTTTTTGCAGATAATCAATATCTCATCAAATTTGCCACCTTATTGCCAAACCTTGCAGTGACTTTAGAATGGAAAGATCCCTCAGGCACTATTCATACTCCAACCCTCAAAATAGGAAAAAATACGCCAGTCACGCAAGCGCTTTCAATATTGCCCGATCCTAAACCGCAATTGCAGATCACTAAAATTGTCGATTTAGATACAAATAAAGAAAATACCGATGTGTTATGTAAAGTCATTTTAGAAGATGAAAATAAACAAAATGTCAATCAACAATTATCTTCTTCCTCATCCGCGTCGGTGAAATTACCTAAAGAAGTAAAAGTCTTGGATTATGTTAATAAAAAATCGTCCAGCGCTAAGGATACCCACGAAAAAAATAATTCTGCCAATACCAATGCCCTCCCATCTCAGCAATCTGCGCCCATCAAACAGTATACGTTGGTGGTGGTCAAAGAAAATTATTTTGGGGTGGAGCGTTATGGGTGTGTCATCATGCATTGAGTGACCGCTCGTTTGATTTTTTTAATGTCAGACAAAAGCCAAGACCTTGAAAAATAATCGAATTAAAAAGGTGGTAAAATGGGTTACAAAGTAATGAAAAAATAAGATTAAAATTTTTTTTTATTTTAATAACAGGCAGTTAGTGATAAATAAAGTCTTTTCAAAAATTGCAAGTCTTGAATTTTTTACTAGGAAGCATATAGTAATTTTGTGTTTTCAATAAAGCTAAATCATTCTGAGCCGAATGAAATAAACGTGAGTGAATGAATCGCTAAATCGGTGAGCACGCTGGCCTTGCGCTAAGAAGCCTAATGTTTTAGCTGAATTCACAACCTGGTTCTCCCACTGGGTTCAGTTTATGAATGCTTTATGAAGACACGCGTGTTAATTTCTCCTGAATATTTAGCCGGTTTTCTTAGCTTTTGAGTTAAGAAAACCGTTTTTATTTGTGTCTAAAAAAGCATATTATCCCTTGTGCGCTTGCAGAGGCGCTAGAACGAAATGATCACTACGCTCCCGCTAAGTTGTGATAAGATTTTTCCTGAAGATTTTAGAGCCTGTTCACAATCTCCGAGCTTGAGTCAGAAAACTGGCAGTTTACGATCAAGAGTGGAGATTCGACCAGGCTGTTGTTATAACAGGGAGTCCTAGCGTTATATGACGTTATTTATTTTCGCAGTCTTGGGAAGCTTGGTGGTATTGGTGTGGAGCGCTCATCGTTTCGTCGATGGCTCAGCAGCACTGGCGCAATATCTGGGTATGCCATCTCTCATCATCGGCATGGTGATTGTAGGGTTTGGTACTTCTTCGCCAGAAATGGCGGTTTCCGTGTCGGCCACTTTGCAACATAACGTAGGAATCGCACTTGGCAATGCCTATGGTTCTAACATCGTCAATATAGGTTTAATTTTAGGACTCACGGCCTTGATTAGCCCTATCAAGGTGCACTCTCAAGTATTACGTAAAGAATTACCGATCCTTATCGCAGTAACTGCGCTCGCGTTATATCAAGCGTGGGATGGTCACGTGACCCGTCTTGAGGCGGCTACGTTATTATTGGTTTTTTCAGGCTTAATTGCCTGGACTGTTTGGGTGAGTTTACAAAAGAAAGCGGATGTATTAGCCAATCAAATCGAGCAAGAGTTAAAAATTCACGCTATGACAATGCGTCAAGCGATTTTTTGGATCGTTATTGGGCTTATGCTCTTAATCATCAGCTCTAAAATATTAGTTTTTGGCGCGGTAGGTATTGCGCGTAGCCTAGG contains:
- a CDS encoding FeoC-like transcriptional regulator, with the protein product MRLLAVKKFIHEQRSVPLLTLCKHFSASPEVMRDMLNKWINKGKIKREPPLAGCGSSCSKCNPLLMEIYTVVE
- a CDS encoding calcium/sodium antiporter, which encodes MTLFIFAVLGSLVVLVWSAHRFVDGSAALAQYLGMPSLIIGMVIVGFGTSSPEMAVSVSATLQHNVGIALGNAYGSNIVNIGLILGLTALISPIKVHSQVLRKELPILIAVTALALYQAWDGHVTRLEAATLLLVFSGLIAWTVWVSLQKKADVLANQIEQELKIHAMTMRQAIFWIVIGLMLLIISSKILVFGAVGIARSLGVSDLIIGLTIVAIGTSLPELASSLIAIRKGEHDIALGNVLGSNLFNTLAVVGIAGIIHPLSVEHQLLHRDMLVMALLTVFLFVFCYGLSKPRSLNRCKGLLLLISYGVYLYYLIQGSTGS
- the feoB gene encoding Fe(2+) transporter permease subunit FeoB gives rise to the protein MEKITVALIGNPNCGKTTLINALTGSQLRVGNWPGVTVERKSGFFNDGHYQVEVIDLPGTYSLTSASSKSAMDEAIATRFISEDKVDIYINVIEATNLERNLFLTSQLLDTQLPMIIAVTMMDELTQTRQQLDVEKLNQLLNVPVIPVTAIKKQGIQQLKKAIVEYSQAKKSNHHQIAYSPPIENAIQALIPQLNNSFKNYNGNHRIWALRLLEDDQFAKNIISEDLKLALHQQQANIAACEDDADILIADARYEFSHQIANSVLNKEQSKNTNFTTRLDHFVLNRFLGIPLFFAMMYCMFLFAINIGGAFQDFFDISTDTIFVQGFAHLLQSISTPSWLIAILASGAGKGINTTVTFIPVIGGMFLFLSFLESSGYMARAAFVMDRFMRALGLPGKSFVPLIVGFGCNVPAIMAARTLDSKRDRILTIMMSPFMSCGARLAIFAVFTAAFFPRGGQNIVFLLYLIGILMAIFTGLLLRKTVLQGEPAPFILELPPYRLPTVRAVLRQTWARLKRFLIKAGKLIIPICILIGALNSLSVSGHLITGDANQDSLLSALGRFLTPLFHPMGIQDNNWPATVGLITGTLAKEVVIATLNTLYMQVGHLGLASQTHFQFWENLRAALVSIPTNLAQIPHALGNPILAAAPDHSVNPGVYGIMYQRFGGQVGAFAYLLFVLLYIPCISTTAVMARELNKSWTVFSTLWALGLAYGTAVVFYQACTFSHHPFYSFSWLIGIFCGFTVIIFMMRYLAHQKTSLEFNSLMAKG